The sequence tataaaacatataaaaacatacaactacacatatatttcttcttaccttcataaaaaataacaaagcAATAGAACCTAATACAACTCCTATTCCAACGGGAAGAGTGGAAGATAATATGGGGGTTTCGGATGGTGTGGGTGGTTGTGACGGGGTTGTACCACCAGGATGTGAAGGATTTGGTCCAGGGTTTGATCCTGAATCTGGCAGAACAGGTGGAGCAGGTCCTGGAGCAGGTGGAGGTACAGGTGGAGGTTCAACGTTTTTTGTACTAGATGTATCCTGCTTTTGATTTTGATTTATAGTATTTTGTTTGATTAATGTTTTAACAAATTGTTGTTCGTCCTGGttttttccatataatttttctaattCTTCAAAAGTACAGTCGCAGTCGGGACATCTTAATTTGACATAAGAATCTGCAGTTGATGGccattctttatattttccattattctttttatcattcttatatttttcagATAGATTTTCCCATTCTACTTGTCTATTATTACGccaattataatatttatttcttaattCTGTGCAAGAAGTATCTTTTATTTGATCCATAGTTTTAATTTGGTTTGTACTAATGTTGCTTTTACATTTCGTAATTAATTCTTTCACTTCTTCTACTTTTTCTTTACAGAAATATTGAGCCCATTCTGTTAACCATCGAAGAAATTGATCTTCTTCATCAATATTATCATGTGATGGACAACTAGTTGATGTTTTCCCTGTTCCAGTATAATGACACATCATAACATTccaaactttttttttattattttcccaCCAATTTTgacgttttttttttatttcatcatcaattccattattattttggaTAGAATGtctattttgtttattttctttttcctgGATCCTTTTGAATATTTCTTTCACTTTACCTGAACCCATATCATCATCTAACATATCATCacctttaataatatttcctATATCTGCAAAACTATATTTCATTGCCTCAAGAGCTTTTTGTTGATCATTACTATATATTTCCCATAAATTTTTAGCTTCATTGTATGCAGCATCAAGAATATGtttcttaaattttttttcgtCATTTACCCTACCAGCATATTGTTTAATActtttaaaacataaatgTCTTCTTCTAGGAGGAACCATAACAGCATCATAGTTGcttacttttttatttacaaaacTACTCGTCCATTCTATCGGATTTCTATTAAATGATTTGCTTGGGCACCTATATGTACCATTTTTACCATATTCGTCACAATGGTTTTTCTCAACAGGACACTGATCCACTTCTTCAAATTTTTGTGCACAACCACAATggtctttaaaaaaatttggaGGTGTTTCAAAAGCATAATTTTTACCATTAGATGTTTTTTCATCAAAGGTGAATTTTTTGCAATTATTTCCTTTATCAAGATATTTATCAAGAGTATCTGGAGGTTGAGTTTGTTGTGTTTGTTGTGTTTGTTGGGTGTTTTGGATGTTTTGgcaatttttttgtaatttttctacaaacttttttgtattttcatCAACACTATTAGGTTTTTTTCCAGTAGTTGTGCCATTTTGGTATATGTTTTCATATGATTTCTTGAGAATATCATATTGTGTTTTCCATTTATCAACAAAGTCTTTGTATTTATCACATTTTTCTTTACATTCTTTACATGATCCATGGACTTTCTGTTTACAGCCGACATTAGTCTCGTTTTTACAATTTTCACAATTTTTCATCGTTTCCAACATAGAGTTTTGCGCATTACAATATGCTTGAGACCATTCATTTATCCAACGTAAAGGTTGCGGTATAAAATCGTCGACGGGTGGGTCACTTTTATGCCCACAATAATACTGTACCTCAGTATTAGTACCattttgttgtttttttataaaaatatttgcaTCGTGCGGAGCAGAACAAGTCATTGCTTCCCATATTTTGTCACGATTAGCTGTCCACCAATGTTCACGTAATGTTTTATAGGGGGGATCTTCACTTTTACCATTAGTATATTTACCACCACCTACTTGTGTTTTAATGTTTTCAAAaatcttttttaaattatcttctattttactattattatctgTATATTTATCCCTACCTCTAATTATATCACCTAAATCGGCAAAACTATATTTCATAGCATCACATATTTGtgtttttttcatcttcGTATTTTTCGTTTGTTCCCATTTGTCTTTCAAATGTTTTCCTTCATTAGCAGCAGTACGCAACACTTCTTTAAATAATGCGTCAGAAGTTGTGGTTGTTGATGTGTCTATAGTTTCTAATGGTGTTAGACACATATGTTTCCTTCTGGGGGGTAAACATATATGTTGGTTGGCCACTTTAAGTTTGTCGTTGTTACAATCCCATACGTTCTTATCATCAAAAggattttcattatttttacatgTATTGGTTTGTCCTGTACTAGGTGTAATTGTGCATATTTCACTATTATCCCAATCATCCTTTTGTTTTGTTGTATATACACCATGGTTTTCTGATCCCTGCAATTTATCTTTCACACTATCCACTTTATTTACCGCTACTTCTTCTCTAATTTTATTTGCCGCTTTTTCAACACAATTCATATTTTCTGGAGCTGTAGTACCAGGGTTTTGACCACCACTTGGTTGGGTACCACCAGATGAATCAGGGTTTTTTCCTTGTTTTGGGTCAGTACTACTACCAGGTGAGGATGGTGATGGTGTTTGTGAATCCGGGTCTTGTCCCTTTGTGTCGATGTTTTTACCACTGGTTGGGTTTTGTGAATCCTGGTTTTGTCCTGGTCCCTGTGCTGGATTTGGATTTGGCATCGGTTTCGGGGGGTTTGGGGGTCTAGGGTTGTTACAATTACACTGATTTTTGTAGTCAGTTTTTGTAACGTCATCTAGGGATTTTGGCATGTTTGCACCACTAGAGGACGTGGTTTGTGACGATTTTTCACCCATACAATTACAATTACCACTAGTTGTACCACTATTTGGACAACTTTTTTTTAACGATTTGTCTAAATATTGATAAGCATGAGTTGAACCACTTACTCCATCAACATTCTTATATTTGTCTTCTCCTTTAAgttcatcatattttttcttttgtttatCATATTGTTTTTTCCATTCTTCAATAAATTTTTGATATACTTTACACGCATCCTGACATTGTTGTTGATTACCGTTACTACTACCACACGTAAAATTTTGACACGCCTTTTCCAATTTCCCCAACTCCACGTGGTATTTTTTACAAAAGTCTTCCCCCCATTCGGCAAACCATCGTAAAAATTGGAGGTTTTTGCCACTAGCGCGGTCATTACCAAGGGGGTAGTCACTATCTTGTGGTATTTGGTCACACTGTTTTAGTTCTTCTTCACTAGGTTTAGGATTACCACTAGATGCGTTGTCGTCACGTCCTTTTTTGTAACCACATAACATAGCTTTCCAGACACATTTCTCGTGATCGTTCCACCATTTTTGACGTTCCGGACTACCAGGGTTTCCGTCAACACTATTTGTTTGTCCACCAGAAGACGACGCACTACTAAATACTTTattcaaatttttttctgTCCCATTTTCTGGTGGTTCTAAGTTATCAGTTCCTATAATAATATCTCTCAAATCAAGAAAACTATATTTCATAGCATTACAGGGACTAACATCATaggcatattttttttgttcttcagGAGTTCCTGtttgttctttttctttcttttttttataatattgtcCTAAATTATATCCCTCTGTTGATGCCACTTTCATCAATTGTTTTCTCAATTCCTCTTTATTATTAACGTTATTCGATGTGCTATCAATATCTTGAAAACATATACTTAGTCTACGTGAAGGAAAAAACACGTCAGTAGACAAATCTTTCATGTTTGTAAATCCATGCTCATTACTTTTATGTTTCCATTCAATTTTCTTACCATTTGTTCCATTGACATCACTCATCAATCCTTTACAGTTACTTTGACCCGAAATAGTAGTATACTCCTGGTCGTCTCCTATAAATTTCTTGCACCCACAATACACATCAACGTCATATATAGGTGACGCTGGTGGTGGTGACTGTACTTGTGTCAACGCGTCGATGTTTTCTTCCACAACAGTGGATCCACTTTGTGGTGTGGCACCACTTGAATTGTCACCACATGTAACAgtaaaatttttttgtaagtATTTGGTAGCATCTGGTTCAGTATAATCTTTATTTTGTCcacttttttgtttttctgaAGTATAATATCCTTGTTGTTTTTCCCAATGTGTTTTTCTCTCCTCCATAAATTTTGTGTATTCACCACATTTTTCATCACATGTGTCATCACATTTGAGTTCGCTACTACTCGGTTTACATGTGTTTTTTACCGCTTCCAATTTTGTGTGTTTCTTTTGACAATAATCGTCGTACCATTCGGTCATCCATCGTAAAAATTGTGGGCGGCTCGCAAAGTGGTTTAACGTCACACCAGTGGTAGGATCACCGAATTTGACTTCGTCATATTTGTACTTGGTTTTGATTTCGTCCTTACCCCCAATTGTTGGATGCGTTAAAGAACATAACATAGCTTCCCAAACTTCTTTTTCAATAGTATTCCACCAATTTTTGGGTTCTTTGGGGGCACTAGTTTGTTTAGATAATATGTCTTTTACTTTTGGCTCTATAGTGTTATTACCTGATAGAATACCTAAATCTTTTCCTGTAATTAAATCTTTAAAATCTCCAATCGTATAGAACATCATTCGTAAAAATTCAGGAGGAATTTCAccatcttttaattttttggcCTCAGCACTATGAGTTCCTTTATATTGTTcccataaaaaatatgtttctaATGCTGCAGATTTCATAACATTATTTTTCAAATCATCtggtttatttattttatttttttcctcaCTATGTGataaataatgaatacaTAATGATTGTCTTCTAGGAGACATACAGGGTCCATCACGATATTTTTCATCAATCTTATCTTTACAATcccaatttttatttttaaaatcttTTTCATTACAACCTCCTCCAGAACCACTGTTTTGTGCTTTTGTCTgatcattttctttaatatattcctCAATTTTACACTCCTCTTTCTGACTTTGTGGTTTTTGTGGTCCACTACCACCACCACTTCCACCACCACCACCAGGTTTCGTGTCCTCCTGGCACTCACACTTCTTCTCATACTCGTCTTTATCTGGCGGGTATTGATCTAACGCTTGCGGCATATCCACACCAGTGGTGGCACCACTTTTTTGTGGTTGTGACGAGGCCGTTTTCATACAATTATCGTGCAATCCAAAAAGTTCTAAtgattcatataaatattcgtGTGCAGGGGTATTGCTGTCCACAAGAGGAGCATCTTTATATGGATCTTCATTTTTCACCTTATTATAATGTTGGTTTTGTTTATCCCAATCAGATTtccatttattaataaaatttgtaTATTGTGAACACTGTTTTTTACATTCTTTACATTCAGTCTCATTGTCGCATGTTTTAGTACCAGTTTTAACATTACATTTATTGCACTTACTGTATAATTGTGCGaactcttttttttgtttatcgCAAAATTCTTCACTCCATTCAGTATACCATCTTAAAAATTGAGGAGTTGTATGACTGTAGAGGACATTCAGATCCATTTTAGAAGTTAATTTATTAGAGTCATATTTGTAGTTTTCAAGAAGTTTTGCTTGCACTGAGTCTTTTTCAGTAGCACCTACAGTATGTGATAGGGCACAAACCATTCCATGCCAAATATCTAGACCCTTTTCATCCCACCATTTTTCACGTTCTGTTTCATCAACTTTGCCATTAGGTTTGCCATTTTTTGGTTTAAAAacattatctatattttttcttgctTTATCTACATCATCACCTGTTGTTGTTTTACCTATATCTTTATCTAAACACAAATCCATAAAATCTCCATATGTAAAGAACATGGAACGTAAAAAGTCATCAGGgatatttccattttttaattgttcATGTAGGTTGGTTGCTGTTGGagatttctctttttttttatcttccttatattttttccaagCAAAATATGTTTCTAGAGCTGCACATTTTATAAATGCTTGTCTCAAATCATCTGTAGTTTTATTACTACCATTCAAATCTTTCAAATAATGTACGCATAATTTTTGTCTCCTAGGGGGCATACAAGGTCCTTCTCCATCTTTAAACTTATTTCCATCACATTCCCAATTAAATGggtcttttttttcattacaaTATCCTTGACCATTGTTACTATTTATTTGTTGTTCATTTTGTTCAATACATTCCTTCACCGTTTCACATACTTTTTCTGGAGCCGTTGGTTTTGGTGTCGTCGTAGGTGTATTAGGTTTCTTATCATCATCTTTACATTCCGTGTCATATTTATTTGGATGTTCCTTAAATACACTGTCGTCACTACCATTCTTTGTGTctttttcaaattttttttgcGTTGTGTCATTACAATAAGTACTTCCTCCCATTGAAGTAACATAATCAGATAGGGATTTGTACTCGTTTGTGTCGTTAGTTTTACCATCACAAAGGTTTTTGTTGTTTTCCTTTACTGTTTTTAGAAAATTTTCatgttcttttttaatatcatcattatgaGTACTACCAGTACCATTGTATAATTCTTCATATTGTCTTTGTTGTTTTTCCCAATCATCTTTCCATTTATTAACATGTTCTTTATATACTTTACAGTTAGCTCTACATCGTTCACACACAGTGTCCTTTGATGTGTGTTTCGCTTTTTTGCACGCCTGACAAAATGCTTTGACCCACCAAAAATTTCTCTCCAACTGTTTGCAGTAACTTTCGGACCATTCGGTCATCCAGCGTAATTTTTGAGGGATATAATCGTCCGGGGGGACATACGAGTCGCGGCCGCACTTATAACGTTGGAACGTATATGTGCCGGTCACACTTTTAGGTTTTGGTATATATAGGTCTGCCTCCGCGGGAGCTGTGCATGTTAGTGCTTTCCATACTTGGTCGCGGTTCGCCGACCACCAGGCCTCACGTAGTGTGGTATATTTGCCGCCACTGGTGTCTTTATATTTGGTTTTGATATTAGTATCGCTTTCGTATATTTTAGCAAATATTGCCTTTAAATGTGTTTCTAACTGCGccatatctttatttttactcCATAAGTCTCTCCCACGTATAATGTCACCTAAGTCGGCAAAACTGTACTTCATAGCATTACATATACCTGGAATGTCACTTTTGCTACTAAGTTTGTGTACGATATCGTCGCCTTCAAATTTGGCGGCCAAGAGGACATCGCCCAAAAACGAGTGGTTAAATTTGGAGTTTTCCACTTTGCTAAGTGGTTCGCCCAGTTGTCCACTTGCTCCTAAATTTTCTAAATTTGATGTACACATATGTTTTCTTCTAGGAGGTAGAAGAACTTTATCATGGTTTTGACGCATTTCTGTAACTCCACCCTCTTCCCATGATTGTCCTATAATAAATCGTTGATCTTTTGCTTCTTTTCCATTTCCTTTACCTGTACATGGTCCTTGATGATCTTTAGGATCACTACTAGGATTAGGAGTATAATGTCTAACGTCATTAGTATGTTCATCTTTCTTAAGAGAACAaacttcttcttttttcagTTTACTGTCCTTACCCCTCTTTCCAAATTGTGCTTGTGATAAATTTCCCCTTAACTTATCACGAATACCACTTTGATGCACCTCATTTTCTGCGTCATATTGTTTGATGTTTGCCGCATCaagaattttattattcGTACATTTGGGTTTTTGTGGCGGTTTTTGTTCGCACGTACAATGGGATGTATACGTATGGGGGTAATCTTTAAACGCATATTCGTTGGCACTACCACTAGCGAAATCTTTTTGTACCTGACATTCACTTATATATCCTTCTTCTTTCAAATATTTCCCAGCACTATCATAATTGGTTTTTTTACCATCACTAGATAATGTTTTCAAGTATTTAACTGTCTCTTGATCTGTAGAAGCAGTCCTGCCATTTTGTTTTACTTCTTTGTATAATTTCTcgtattttcctttttgttttttccaCTCACCTTCCCATTTTGTTACCATTTGTTGATATTTTTGGCACGCAGGTTCACATCCAGAACATTCTTGACTCTTTTTATCACATGTTGATTTACCATTAGTACCAGTACTAGGATTACTGGGATTACATTTCTTACATGCTGTTTCAACCTTGTGGTACTCCTTCGCCTGTGTCACACAATATTGTTCCCCCCATTCGGTCATCCAGCGTAAAAATTGTGGTCGAGCCACAAACGTGGATAACGTCACACCAGTGGTAGTACCATCACCAAATGTGACACTACCATACTTGTAGTTGTTGTTTTCGAGTTTTGTTTTAACACCTGCTCGTTCCGTTTGGTCTGTACCCCCCGCAGCATGTGATAACCCACATAACATCCCTTCCCAAATAAGTGGACCATTAGTTTCCCAAAATTTATTACGCTTTGCATCATCAGAGTTTTGGccattattaatttttgagAAAGCAGtagttattttattttttgcttCTTCCACATGAGGATTTTTCCCTGTATCGTTTACTGATATATCTGTATTTAAACATAAATCTTTTAAATCACCAAAAGTATACATCATGattcttttaaattcttCAGGTATTTTTCCTTCTTTTAAATCTTGATCTAACGTTGTCTTATTACTGTTATCTGTTTTGTATTTATCCC is a genomic window of Plasmodium sp. gorilla clade G2 genome assembly, contig: PADLG01_00_32, whole genome shotgun sequence containing:
- a CDS encoding erythrocyte membrane protein 1, PfEMP1, putative codes for the protein MGAEQSNTKSSLLKNFTYLIDNENKNGRFQPKLMYFDYLNFLLYEIEHKAWNWKIYSDYVEQHGKGGTLTGEEKLFCGWKEIQEQIFHKLDEQIKPPNQKKYNWTEHALPLINIGGKKSGIKEDCKKKNIDIKAIKELQSPIFPALPGGTSSTYCIGLKTSKDIHVPLRRRTLLVEEIHEYLKEISEKITNRNILQEVIEGKLEPATQRGNVAVSLKKEMIDGLSIEFSKLINEKYKDTEHDKFCKEWQRTMDDYHTLFLGEDIVDENESKGIQCSIKQIESKVGGKAIDFKKEWSKHFKTIVQELWKKKFHDRNTNKPCDISSENKTQCIRFFEEWAEEFCKLKKELGDMIVTNCKNQNNSNSSECTGVCNIYEKFLKESQPYYDNYKNTCMEQKYGYDDSTKDLLDRFIQAVSKSMNECCKDYGDCNDQELFQLNNDKSNIRYKCFCKEGKYYSKQDSQQECKQILNTGSTVQGRSLPAQSLASMSQSGVSSSAACGANSGGKGPSATVSTIATAIQTEVNKQATTSGKEGTDSKGELRAELKEAKFGKTGTKLTNGDACSLQKDQHTNDERTYDSTANGTQDGKHSGPCTGKGGVDKDRFKIGKQWKPHDKVDDKHKGILFPPRRLDMCTSNLENLNTKDGSPLLGDKAKESLLGDVLLAAKEEAQSIIDLYKEKNQLSNLNEQKDKETVCRSMKASFADIGDIIRGRDIWTKESGNKQLQERLVKIFEKIKGNTRLRNIYKDGDPYTEMRKEWWELNRDQVWQAMLCAKDGGTSPCDDTSSGSRGPPRGRGRSGSNTPFDDYIPQKLRWLTEWAEWFCKAQKEEYNKVKQACNGCKDIKKGETCTNCAKCKEECGKYQKFIEEWKKDWETQQKQYKTLYEGAKSSSSSSSGTIDENQKYLDLFLNKLQQANSGKNTIYDSAEGYVQKEAHRGDCNTQNEFCENKTGGTNDKYVFLPAPSDYKVACECDSSTPCDVVKTLMEKKDQGAGKIDGCNKKEHADFDCSNNSVDTTNHNGACMPGRRRKLCVNYLKSMKGNQQKDLREAFIKTGAAETNLLWDKYKTDNSNKTTLDQDLKEGKIPEEFKRIMMYTFGDLKDLCLNTDISVNDTGKNPHVEEAKNKITTAFSKINNGQNSDDAKRNKFWETNGPLIWEGMLCGLSHAAGGTDQTERAGVKTKLENNNYKYGSVTFGDGTTTGVTLSTFVARPQFLRWMTEWGEQYCVTQAKEYHKVETACKKCNPSNPSTGTNGKSTCDKKSQECSGCEPACQKYQQMVTKWEGEWKKQKGKYEKLYKEVKQNGRTASTDQETVKYLKTLSSDGKKTNYDSAGKYLKEEGYISECQVQKDFASGSANEYAFKDYPHTYTSHCTCEQKPPQKPKCTNNKILDAANIKQYDAENEVHQSGIRDKLRGNLSQAQFGKRGKDSKLKKEEVCSLKKDEHTNDVRHYTPNPSSDPKDHQGPCTGKGNGKEAKDQRFIIGQSWEEGGVTEMRQNHDKVLLPPRRKHMCTSNLENLGASGQLGEPLSKVENSKFNHSFLGDVLLAAKFEGDDIVHKLSSKSDIPGICNAMKYSFADLGDIIRGRDLWSKNKDMAQLETHLKAIFAKIYESDTNIKTKYKDTSGGKYTTLREAWWSANRDQVWKALTCTAPAEADLYIPKPKSVTGTYTFQRYKCGRDSYVPPDDYIPQKLRWMTEWSESYCKQLERNFWWVKAFCQACKKAKHTSKDTVCERCRANCKVYKEHVNKWKDDWEKQQRQYEELYNGTGSTHNDDIKKEHENFLKTVKENNKNLCDGKTNDTNEYKSLSDYVTSMGGSTYCNDTTQKKFEKDTKNGSDDSVFKEHPNKYDTECKDDDKKPNTPTTTPKPTAPEKVCETVKECIEQNEQQINSNNGQGYCNEKKDPFNWECDGNKFKDGEGPCMPPRRQKLCVHYLKDLNGSNKTTDDLRQAFIKCAALETYFAWKKYKEDKKKEKSPTATNLHEQLKNGNIPDDFLRSMFFTYGDFMDLCLDKDIGKTTTGDDVDKARKNIDNVFKPKNGKPNGKVDETEREKWWDEKGLDIWHGMVCALSHTVGATEKDSVQAKLLENYKYDSNKLTSKMDLNVLYSHTTPQFLRWYTEWSEEFCDKQKKEFAQLYSKCNKCNVKTGTKTCDNETECKECKKQCSQYTNFINKWKSDWDKQNQHYNKVKNEDPYKDAPLVDSNTPAHEYLYESLELFGLHDNCMKTASSQPQKSGATTGVDMPQALDQYPPDKDEYEKKCECQEDTKPGGGGGSGGGSGPQKPQSQKEECKIEEYIKENDQTKAQNSGSGGGCNEKDFKNKNWDCKDKIDEKYRDGPCMSPRRQSLCIHYLSHSEEKNKINKPDDLKNNVMKSAALETYFLWEQYKGTHSAEAKKLKDGEIPPEFLRMMFYTIGDFKDLITGKDLGILSGNNTIEPKVKDILSKQTSAPKEPKNWWNTIEKEVWEAMLCSLTHPTIGGKDEIKTKYKYDEVKFGDPTTGVTLNHFASRPQFLRWMTEWYDDYCQKKHTKLEAVKNTCKPSSSELKCDDTCDEKCGEYTKFMEERKTHWEKQQGYYTSEKQKSGQNKDYTEPDATKYLQKNFTVTCGDNSSGATPQSGSTVVEENIDALTQVQSPPPASPIYDVDVYCGCKKFIGDDQEYTTISGQSNCKGLMSDVNGTNGKKIEWKHKSNEHGFTNMKDLSTDVFFPSRRLSICFQDIDSTSNNVNNKEELRKQLMKVASTEGYNLGQYYKKKKEKEQTGTPEEQKKYAYDVSPCNAMKYSFLDLRDIIIGTDNLEPPENGTEKNLNKVFSSASSSGGQTNSVDGNPGSPERQKWWNDHEKCVWKAMLCGYKKGRDDNASSGNPKPSEEELKQCDQIPQDSDYPLGNDRASGKNLQFLRWFAEWGEDFCKKYHVELGKLEKACQNFTCGSSNGNQQQCQDACKVYQKFIEEWKKQYDKQKKKYDELKGEDKYKNVDGVSGSTHAYQYLDKSLKKSCPNSGTTSGNCNCMGEKSSQTTSSSGANMPKSLDDVTKTDYKNQCNCNNPRPPNPPKPMPNPNPAQGPGQNQDSQNPTSGKNIDTKGQDPDSQTPSPSSPGSSTDPKQGKNPDSSGGTQPSGGQNPGTTAPENMNCVEKAANKIREEVAVNKVDSVKDKLQGSENHGVYTTKQKDDWDNSEICTITPSTGQTNTCKNNENPFDDKNVWDCNNDKLKVANQHICLPPRRKHMCLTPLETIDTSTTTTSDALFKEVLRTAANEGKHLKDKWEQTKNTKMKKTQICDAMKYSFADLGDIIRGRDKYTDNNSKIEDNLKKIFENIKTQVGGGKYTNGKSEDPPYKTLREHWWTANRDKIWEAMTCSAPHDANIFIKKQQNGTNTEVQYYCGHKSDPPVDDFIPQPLRWINEWSQAYCNAQNSMLETMKNCENCKNETNVGCKQKVHGSCKECKEKCDKYKDFVDKWKTQYDILKKSYENIYQNGTTTGKKPNSVDENTKKFVEKLQKNCQNIQNTQQTQQTQQTQPPDTLDKYLDKGNNCKKFTFDEKTSNGKNYAFETPPNFFKDHCGCAQKFEEVDQCPVEKNHCDEYGKNGTYRCPSKSFNRNPIEWTSSFVNKKVSNYDAVMVPPRRRHLCFKSIKQYAGRVNDEKKFKKHILDAAYNEAKNLWEIYSNDQQKALEAMKYSFADIGNIIKGDDMLDDDMGSGKVKEIFKRIQEKENKQNRHSIQNNNGIDDEIKKKRQNWWENNKKKVWNVMMCHYTGTGKTSTSCPSHDNIDEEDQFLRWLTEWAQYFCKEKVEEVKELITKCKSNISTNQIKTMDQIKDTSCTELRNKYYNWRNNRQVEWENLSEKYKNDKKNNGKYKEWPSTADSYVKLRCPDCDCTFEELEKLYGKNQDEQQFVKTLIKQNTINQNQKQDTSSTKNVEPPPVPPPAPGPAPPVLPDSGSNPGPNPSHPGGTTPSQPPTPSETPILSSTLPVGIGVVLGSIALLFFMK